From one Cynocephalus volans isolate mCynVol1 chromosome X, mCynVol1.pri, whole genome shotgun sequence genomic stretch:
- the LOC134368631 gene encoding histone-lysine N-methyltransferase PRDM9-like, with product MVLPYSPPLYTFLIAHWLQLRLPVSALPAGTDGCFANFDVSPPERIRAGTGEPWPCSRETQGPFPALEVEQGLPACPSTMSSNRSPEENPEGDAGRTGRKPTVRDLASFQVAEPLDQLPCVTEGRPNSMWMTLRIPMKNGHLGRKEMSRAPSSIESRVKKLSETTDLLNTSDSEKAQNRVSPPAEASTSGLPSGQKLELRSEETEAKTYSLRERKGRTYEEVEEPEDDDYLFCEHCQNIFIDSCPAHGPPTFVKDNEVAMGHPNRSDLTLPPGLRIGPSGIPEAGLGVWNEASDLPLGLHFGPYEGQIKEDVQSANTGYSWEISKGRNRYEYVDGKDKSRANWMRYVNCARDDEEQNLVAIQYHGQIFYQTCQVIKPGCELLVWYGDEYGQELGIICDREPKDELTAEREPKPEIHPCSSSPLAFSNQKGIRKHVKRDYSSQTFPATSAREHLQPGNLYPVGQNPEEQRSDPHSWKDEGEVFG from the exons ATGGTTCTGCCCTACTCCCCGCCCCTTTATACCTTCCTGATCGCTCATTGGTTGCAGCTCCGATTGCCGGTTTCTGCCCTACCAGCTGGCACAGACGGCTGCTTCGCCAACTTCGATGTCTCACCTCCCGAGAGGATCCGAGCAGGCACCGGG GAGCCTTGGCCTTGCAGCCGGGAGACTCAGGGGCCCTTCCCAGCCTTGGAGGTGGAGCAGGGCCTGCCGGCTTGTCCCAGCACCATGAGCTCCAACAGGTCCCCAGAGGAGAACcctgagggagatgcagggagaaCAGGGCGGAAGCCCACAGTGCGAG atttggcttctttccagGTCGCAGAGCCCCTCGACCAGCTTCCATGTGTCACCGAAGGCAGGCCAAACTCCATGTGGATGACCCTGCGGATTCCGATGAAGAATGGACACCTAGGCAGAAAG GAAATGTCCAGGGCACCTTCAAGTATTGAATCTAGAGTGAAGAAATTGTCAGAAACAACAGATTTACTAAACACAAGTGACTCAGAGAAGGCCCAGAACCGAGTGTCCCCTCCTGCAGAAGCAAGTACCTCTGGACTGCCCTCTGGACaaaaattgg AACTCAggagtgaggaaactgaagcgaAGACGTATAGCCTGCGAGAAAGAAAGGGTCGTACATACGAAGAGGTCGAAGAGCCTGAAGATGATGACTACTTAT TTTGTGAGCATTGCCAGAACATCTTCATCGATAGCTGTCCGGCTCATGGACCCCCTACATTTGTAAAAGACAATGAAGTAGCCATGGGGCATCCCAACCGCTCAGACCTCACTTTGCCCCCTGGGCTGAGAATTGGACCGTCGGGCATCCCCGAGGCCGGGCTTGGAGTATGGAATGAGGCATCCGATCTGCCGTTGGGTCTGCACTTTGGCCCCTATGAGGGCCAGATCAAAGAAGATGTACAGTCAGCCAACACTGGCTACTCCTGGGAG atcaGCAAGGGGAGAAACCGCTATGAGTAtgtggatggaaaggacaaatctcgggccaactggatgag GTACGTGAACTGCGCCCGGGATGATGAGGAGCAGAACCTGGTGGCCATTCAGTACCACGGGCAGATCTTCTATCAAACTTGTCAGGTCATCAAGCCGGgctgtgaactgctggtctggTATGGGGACGAatatggccaggagctgggtatCATCTGCGACAGGGAGCCGAAGGACGAGCTCACGGCAGAGAGAG AACCGAAGCCAGAGATCCACCCATGTTCTTCAAGCCCTCTGGCCTTCTCCAATCAGAAAGGCATCAGGAAACATGTGAAACGCGATTACTCCTCTCAGACCTTCCCAGCGACATCTGCAAGAGAACATCTCCAGCCAGGCAATCTCTATCCAGTTGGTCAGAATCCGGAGGAGCAACGTTCTGATCCACACAGCTGGAAAGACGAGGGCGAAG TTTTTGGTTGA